TATATTAGTAAAGGAGGGTTCTACATGGGCAACGTAGTTGAAGGCGTTGGATACGGCGGCTGGACATCGACTGGAGCAATCCTGGTTCTGTTCATCCTTCTCGTAATCATCACAAAATCATTCTGGGTATAATAATGACGAGCCCTGCCGGGCAACCGGTGGGGTTTTTTTCTAGGGGACAAGCGTGATGAAGAGTCAGGAAGATAAGATAGCGTGTGGTTGAACGGAAGAATGGGTGGAATTCAAGTAATGGAATGACGGAGTATGCTTCAAAAATGAGGAAGGTACCTAATGGCTAAACGCCCATTTTGTCAAAATGAGGGCGATAGCCCGGTCCAGAGGTAGGCTGAATACATAGCTTAGGGGTGTAGGCAAATGTTAAGGAGGAATGAACAATGAGCGAAGTAAAACCGAATTCACCGAACGGACAGGGACACGTATACGGACATATGGGAGGTTATGAGCATATGCAAGGATACCAATACACAGGTCATGAAATGCATGGGTATGGATATGGTTGTGGAACAATGCCAATGGGATATGGCTATGGATACGGACACCATGCCAATCAGGCTCCAATGATGCACGGTTATCAACAGGGTTGTGGAGTATCCTATGGGCATGGCGGCGGAAGCTGGGGTTCCATGGGCACGATTCTTGTTCTTTTCATCCTGTTGGTCATTATCTCCAAAACGATGTTCATCTAAGTATTTGTGAATGCAAGGAGAATTTGCTGATCGTGGGGCGTTACCATAGGTGTTCTAAATAAACTCCGAGTTTAAGTTCCATGTTGGGGCATAACGTACCTATGATTTAGAAAGGGACAGCGTAGGATTTCATCCTGCGGTGTCCTTTTTTTATTAGAATTAAGTGAAGGAGCGTTGGGATTACTTGCTTTAACGAACTCCATAGGCTCTATTTCATAAAATTCTGCCATTTCACAAGTTTAACGAATCGTAGGCGTCTTATTTCCTCAATCCGGGCATGTTTGGAGCCTATATTCATGAAGTGACATGGATTAAGTTGGCTGAGATTCGTTAGATTTTACATAGCACAGAAATCCTCAATATAAGGTGTACAGGATTCGTTAGCGTCTGGTGAGCGTAAACATTTGCTTTAGAATCTGGGGTTATTTGCAGAATTGGAGAAGTAAGGAAGTAAGGAAGTAAGGAAGTAAGGAAGTAAGGAAGTAAGGAAGTAAGGAATTAAGTATCCAGGAGTGCAGTCAGTGGGAGAATGGAAAAGTTTTAAAAGCAGAGCCGAATATATCTGGTTAGTCTGATAAGCGGAAGGAGAGACTTCACTCACTGAAGGTTGGTGTAGGGCAGTCTGTACGTGGTGCTGAACTGAATATGTAGACATGGATAAACACCCGGAACCCAATTCCGGGTGCTTTGTGTATGTTTTCAATCTTCTCAAGAATAAGTGATATCCAAAACAACAAAAGCCCTACCTCTCTTTTGTCCTTGCGGCTCCGATGACCGCGCCAGTGTGAATGGGAACATCTTGTGAAACTCTGTACTACCGGGTTATTGTGATGCAGGTTCTTCAATCTTCATAGGTTGATTGTGCTTAATTCGCTGCGGTCGCAGCATGAAGAAAATATTCCGGGGTTTAAAGAAGACAGAAATCATATGAGGTTGTTTTATACAACTCTTATACTATACCACAGGTTGTAATTTATTGCAATAAAAAGGAAAGGGCGAACAGAAAAACATGCTTTTCGGGTGGTCTTTCAAGTCAGAAGCTGAAATGTTCGTCTGAAAATATACAGAACATTTTCAAACTATTTCTCAATTGAGGTAATCCTCTTCAAAAGATTGTGCGTAGGTTATAATAAGAGGGAAGAAACAGAAAGGGGCCCTCGCATGACTGAATCGATGGAGGACAGCAGGTTAATGCGGCAGATTGCGGAACGAGATTCCTCCGCACTGGAGCTTTTATATGACCGATATGAGCGAGCGGTGTATTCTTTTGCTTATCGGATCGTTGGTGATCCCATGACGGCAGAAGAGACCGTTCAGGAACTTTTTATGCGGGTCTGGAATAATGCTGAACGATACGATGCCTCACAGGGGAAGCTGACCACATGGATGTTTGCGATTACGCGCAACATAGCAGTGGACATGCTGAGGCGGAAATCGAAAGGGGCAGCGGCTACTTCAGTTGAACACGAGACGCTGGCGGCCTATGCCGATGAGCATACGAATACGGAAGAAGAAGTGCAGCGTAAATTGGAAGGCACCCGTATTAAAGAGGCGTTGTCCCAACTGAATGGGGATCAGCAGCAAGTTATAGAATCGATTTATTATGCGGGATTAACCCAGCAGGAAGTATCCAGCCGATTCGGGATTCCGCTGGGTACAGTAAAGAGCCGTGTCAGGCTTGCCATGCGACAGCTCCAAAAGTTGCTGGCCGATGCTGAATTGCATCCGGACGCGGGAAGGGAGGGCATACATCCATGATAGAACGACATGAGGAGTGGTCTGATCTGGCACCGATGTATGTGCTGGGCGGACTGGAAGCAGAGGAAGTGGCGGCGTTTGAAGCGCATATGGCAACTTGCGAACCTTGTCGCCAGGAGGTGAAGGAATTGCAGGAAGTGACCGGCTTCCTGCCACTTGCGGCGGAACCTGTAGCACCGCCGCCAGGCATGCGAGCACGTGTGCTGGGCAACGTGCTTGGACATGTGCAGGAGAGCGCCGAGGCGAAGCCAGCGGCTGCTCCTGCTGAGCCTGAAGCACCCGTGGTGCTTCAGGAGGAACTTGCGCCGCAGCACGAACGTGCGGCGCAGCCCGGGCCAGGCCTGCCGCCGGTAACGGCGGTGCCTGCGGCCCGGGGAGAAGAGGCTGCCCAGGCACAGCCATGGCAGCCTCAAGGGCGCGCGCGTGCGCGCAGCAGCCGCGCCTGGCGCGTGGCCAGCGCCGGCCTTGCGGCAGCGGCGCTGGTGCTTGGCGTGTACGCGGCGCAGCTGCAGAGCCAGATCGACTCGCTGACGCAGCAAGCAGCGAGCTCGTCGGCTACGCAAGAGCAACTGGTGCAGGCACAGGCGCAGAATGCGCAGCTGCAAGAGCAGCTGGCATCAGCTTTGGAACCTGCACAGGGCATGCAGACTGGCGAGGCAGTGAAGCTGAATCCTGCAACGCAGGATATTGTAGCTCAGGGTCTCGCAACCATCGTAATTGACAGCAAAGGCACTCACTTGGTTGTGCAAGCTGAGAACCTGCCGAACCTGGAAGGCAACGAGGCTTTTCAGGTGTGGTTGATCAAAGGAGATACCCCTCAGAATGCCGGTACGTTCCTTAGTCGTGATGGGACGGGAGCGGTATACTACACATTGGATTCGGCCAACGACTATGATACGGTTGCGATCACGCTTGAACCGGATGCAATGGGAGATGAGCCGCGGGGTACGATGATTCTGGCTGCCAAGATTAAAGGATAAAAATAGGATATATCACCAAAGGCTGCTCCGTTATGGAGCAGCCTTTTCGTGCTTCACAGATTACTACCAGAAGATCGGGACAGGGTCAAATTTTTTGAAACGATTCGACAGTTGAAGTCTCGGCACCCATCCATTGGATTTTATTAATTTTTTTAGTCGGAGCAGCCGATAAACAAATAGAAGGCAATACCCATAATTTCCCCGTGTCTCAAGGGAGAACGGGTTGCACATAGAGAGTGAGGGGTTCAGTTGGAAGCATACCGTTCATTTATCTTTCGCCTGATACGCAATTATCTGATCGGTTCACTGGCAGCTGTTTTTGTTGTCGGTACAGTGGTTATGGTGTCTACGCTGCAAATACCCAATATTCAATTTGTTCGACTCATCGTTATTGTACTGATTTCACTCTTGTTCATGTTGGTTGCAGAATTAATTACGCTGTGGGTGCAGCTTGGGCCCATAAGACAATTTTTCGCTTCCGAGCATCACGAGAGAGACGAATTGAATCACATGTATGAGAGAATTCATCGTTTCCCTGGACAGACCATATATCGGATCATGGGTCCGCACATGCTTGGTTTTTCACTTCCGGCAGCGGGATTAACCATATGGATGATATCCACAGGGGGGCTAGAATTCCCTTACTTGTATATTATCGTGGCCGCCGCATGCGCCTTTCTGATTGCCGTCATGCATGCGCTGATTGAGTATTACCTAACGGTACGGGCGATTAGACCTCTGTTACTTGAGATTCGTCATCGAGGCAAAACTCAGTATGGGATGGAGCCTTCACTGGGAGGACGTATTCTGGTATCGATTCAACGTAAATTTCAGCTAAGTACGGCACTGATCGGATTATTTCCTCTATTTCTATTTTTCCTGGCTACATCTATCCGGCTTCAGTATATGGACAGTGAATTTGCGAAAGAGTACATTCTGTGGGGAATTCTCATCGTGGTTCTGGGCGCGGGGTTTGCGCTGGTGGGAAGCTGGCTCTTGATTCGTGATGTTCGTGATCCAGTTGCTGAACTGACGCATGAGATGAACCGAATTCAGGAGGGAGATCTTGGCAGACGAGCTCCGGATCTGTATGCGGATGAGTTTTCGGCACTGATCTCCGGCTTTAATATGATGATTAATCGGCTGGAGATGAGACAGGAACGCAATCGGCAGCTGTTGCAAAGTTATTTTTCTACACTGGCGGCTGCTTTAGATGCCCGAGATAAGTACACGGCAGGGCATTCCATGCGGGTGGCAGAGTATTCGCTGATGATTGGCAAGCTGAGCGGAATGAATGAGGAACAGGCGGATTTGTTGTACAAATCAGCCCTTCTTCATGATATCGGGAAAATCGGCATACCTGATGAGGTACTGCTGAAGGATGGAAAATTAAGCGATGAGGAATTCGCGATTATTCGCACACATCCCGTGCAGGGAGAGAGTATTTTGTTACAGATAGAGCCTATTGATGCCATGGCGGACTTTCTGCCAGGTGTACGATCTCACCATGAGAGATATGATGGCAAAGGATACCCGGATGGGATGGCTGGTGATGATATTCCCCTTTTTGGCCGCATCATTGCGGTGGCGGATGCCTTTGATGCGATGACGTCTGATCGACCCTATCGGAATGGGATGAGTCATGAGAAAGCGCTAACGATTTTGGAAGAAGGAAAAGGGACCCAATGGGACCCCTATTTTGCAGGTTTGTTTATTGATGAATGGAGACGACAACAGCATCTTCAGAAACCATCGAAGTGAGGGATCAGTTGATCCCCTCTGTCCACTTCGATTCTTTTCTGCGTCTCCGGTGCAGAGCGAGGCCGGTTATGATGGTGAGAACACATTCGCCGAGTATGATGGCACCAACGGCGTCATAGATCACATGTTGTTTGATCATAAGCGTGGATATGATAATGGTCGCTGCTCCTGCAGCCACCAACAGCTTAATGGGTTTGCGAATGCTTGGAACCGAGAGAACGGCACGCATAACCAGATAAGAGTGCAGAGAATGAATACTTGGAAAACAATTAAACGGGCGGTCCTGGCTGTAGAGCCATCCGAGAACAGATACGCCCAGGCCTGTACCCGTCAGTTCCGGGCGCGGTACCATGGTCTGAAAGTTGAAGTAGATGAGATAACAGATCCAGACACAGATATTCATGGATAACAAGACGCGATAATACGTCAGTCGATCCTTGGCACACAGGTAGGCGAGCACACCGAATACAAAGGGGTACCAGCCCAAATATGGAATGGACATGGCGGGTACATAGGGAATGATCTGGTCAAGCGAGGAATTAAGTACTACAAACCCGCGTTCCGGACTATTAAGAATATCATAGAATAGCCCCATGACAGCCAATGACAACATCAAACTTAATGACAGCCAATAGGATTTACTTTTTAACAATTGCACAACAGCGTTCTCCTTTCATTCATGTTCCGACGAACATGCCCCTAGCAAATATCTATTTCTTTAGTTCAATCTATATAGTAGTTCAAATTTGAACAACAATATATTTTACTACGTTCCGCACACAAATTGAATCCTGATTTGTGTATTTTTGTGTACTTTTTTGACGAAGAAGGAATGCAGTAATTTCAATGGACATGATATGATAGAAACACATACGGACGATGGTAACAAGGCCAGTAAAGTCGGGACAACAGGAGTGAGCAAATGCAATTTTTGAAAATGTTCGTATTGAATATGGGGATGCTTATAACGATTGCCTATCTCGCCAGTGTGTTCTATAAATATATCGTCATACGTGCCTCTTCCCGAATGAAACAGATCGGTTCAGTACTTGTCCTTATCTTTGCGGGCTGGATCAGTACGGTTTTTGGATTTCAACTCACGGATGAAGTGGTCTTTGACCTTCGTTATGTTCCTTTAATTGTTGCCGTTCTAACGTACAGACAACCCTATAGTGTAATTATTGTGGGTGTAGGGATAGGTTTATCCAGGTTAACGTTTGGTATCACGGATGCTACGGTGGCAGCGGTAATTAATATGACTTTACTCGGTGTAATATGTGCGGGTTTAAATATATGGATGAGACGCAGCGACTTCAGACTGATCACAAAAGGCGTCCTTGTTGTAATTATCGTCAATGTGGTTAATAGTGTGGGCATCGCTATCTTTGGCGTCATCCCGGCTACATATTTTTTCTCTCATATTATGCCTTACACGCTTCCAGCAGGTATCTTGTTAAGCCTTATGTTTGCGTTTATATTACGTGATTTTCAGAATGAACAGAACCGGATTTTGCTTATCCAAAGTACGAACCGGCTATTATCTGTGCAAAAGGAAGAGCTACAGAAAGCCCAGATTGTACTGGAGGATCGAGCGAAACAATTGATGATCGCCTCACAGTACAAATCCGAATTTCTCGCCAATATGTCACATGAGCTGCGTACACCATTGAACAGTGTTATTAACTTTGCCCAGATGATCAGCGAGAACGCGGACACGATGGACCCCGAGGATATTGTACGTTTTGCCACCATGATTGATCACTCCGGACAGGAACTGCTCACACTCATTAACGATATTTTGGATCTGTCCAAAGTGGAAGCGGGGCGGCTGGATATAGTACTGGAGGATATCAGTGTGGCACAACTTACCGAAGATGCCATGAGCCACTTCCAACTGGTTGCCGAGAAAAAGGGTATTCAGTTGCAGATGGATAAGAAACCGGGACTGCCCGACACACTCTGGTCTGATCCCCAGCGGGTTCAACAGATTTTGCGGAATCTGATGTCGAATGCCATCAAGTTCACTCACCGGGGGAAGGTCACGCTGATCGTAAGCACCAAGCAGATGAAGAATGCAGGTATTCAGAATCGATGGCTTGTTTTCTCCGTACAGGACACCGGCATTGGTATTTCTGAGGACAAGCATCATTCCATATTTGAAGCATTTCAGCAGGCTGACGGGTCGATTAGTCGAAAATTTGGCGGTACCGGACTTGGCCTCTCGATCAGTCGGGATTTGGCGAGATTACTGGGAGGATCGATTGAACTTGAGAGCGTTGAAGGCAAGGGAAGCACCTTCCATCTCTATCTTCCATTGAACCGTGAAAAAATGAGTTGACAACCTCCGCGCCGTGAGTAGAATTTGGGATGACAACTAGCATCGACCGGCTTTTGAGACCCGGTCTAAGGAGTGTATCCCCATACAGAAGACGGTCAACGTTAACCCTCCCCCGTTAGCAAGCAAACCACGGCGCAAGGGTTCAACACAACGCACAAATTTATCGATTGCAACATGGGAGGGTGTACCGGCAATTATTTTACAGACCTTGCTGGGAGGCCCGTTTTTAACCGGGTTTCTGCTGTACCTTGGGGCCGGGTCGAGACATATCGGCTTTGTGCTCGCCATTACGACCTTTGTAAACATTGCCCAGATCGGAGCAGCTTACTGGATGCAGCGTATTCGCAGTCGCAAACGCATGCTGCTGTTATTTGTGGGCACACATCGTATCTTATGGAGTGCGACGGGACTGATCCCGTTTATATTTCCCAAAGAGTGGTGGGTAAGCGTATATATTGGCGTGTATACGGTTGCTTTTATATCCAATACCATCGGCGGTATGATCTGGACTTCACTGATTGGGGACATCGTACCTGCCAAGGTGAGAGGGCGTTATTTTGGAATTCGAAATACGATTCTGAATGCTCTTGGAAGCGTATGCTTATTCGCGGGCGGTATTGTTTTGGACCGATACCCTGGGGAAATGGGCTTTCTAATCCTGTTTATTCCGGTGTGGATCTGTGCCATTGCCAATACAGTCATTTATTTCTTTTATCCGGATGTTCCCTTCGAACGTTCTACCGAAAAGGTTTTCTGGCGCATGTTCATCAAGCCGTTCCAGGATCGTTCTTTTCTTAAAGCAACGCTGTTCCTGGCTGTCTGGTTATTGATCCAGACCTTGATTGTTCCGCTCTATTCCTATGTTATGTTGGATCTATTGAACATTAATTATCAGACTGTATCCCTGATCACGGTAGTCCAGACGCTGGTTATGATGGCCGGTTTCTATGTCTGGGGCAATCTGAATGCCAGATTCAGCAACAAAACCCTCCTATTTTGGACATTGCCAGTCATTGCACTCTCCTGTTTGTCGTGGGGTTTAATGTCGTTCATGCCCGTATTGATCGCACTATTTCTATCTCATATCTTCCTTGGGATCGGTGTAGGTGGTTTTAACCAGCTGGCATTTAACTTTACGATTGGAGACACACCCAAAAGTGAAAGACCGATGTTTGTCGCGGTGTATTCGGCTCTGACCGGAGTAACTTCGTTTCTTGGGCCGTTGTTGGGTGGCTGGTTGTATGAAAAGATGGAAACCTGGTCCGATGCGCTGGCCTGGATCTCAGCCTATGGATTTCAGGTGGGGGTTGGTGTCGTGATGCTGATCCTTACATTTACCCTTGGACGTCGTGTACTGTTAAAATAGAAATGAACTATTTTCACTGGTATGAATTCAAAAAAGATGGCGAAGTGGAGGGATGTATTTGAATCGTCTCGAACGGAAAGCCATGGTGATTGGAGCCACAGGACTTGTAGGCGAATTATTGGTTCGTCATCTGCTGGCACACCCGGCATATAGTCTGGTTCGCATACTGGTTAGACGTGCACTTGAGCTGCAGCATCCCAAATTGGAACAGCATATCGTGGACTGGGAGCAGCTCGAGAACCAAGGCGAATTATTCGACGGGATCAATGACCTGTACTGCTGTTTGGGTACAACGATCAAAAAAGCAGGCAGTCAGGAAAATTTCCGCCAGGTGGATTATCATTACCCTGTTCGTGCGGCTACGCTTGCGAAGCAGCATGGCGTACCACAGATGATGGTGATCTCCTCCATGGGAGCGAGTGCAGGTTCTCGGGTCTTTTACAGTCGGACCAAAGGGGAGATGGAGGATGCACTGTCCGATATCGGTTTTCAATCTTTGCATATCTTCCGTCCTTCCTTAATTCTGGGAGATCGAAACGAGAAGCGGTTCGGTGAACAGATGGCTGCCCATGCCATGAAGTTGCTGGATCGCTGGATGAAAGGCAGAGCGGACAAGTATCGGGCAGTCCACGCAGCAACCATTGCACAGGCCATGACGAATATTGCACTGGTGCAAGCCAAGGGAAACCATGTGTATTCGAATGAAGTCATTCATGTCCTTGGCGTGGACGGGGGCTAAGAAACCTTTGAACAAGCTGTTCACTTTATAGGGCTGGTGAGGAGCGTTTCTCGCTTGAGGTAGATCGTGGTATAATAGGCAACAAAAATGAGTTCGAACCCTGACTCCTTGCGGCAGCAGGATAACGAACATGAAGGAGAACTCGTCCATGAAAAAACCAATCTCTACCGATCAGGCGCCAGGCGCCATTGGTCCATACAGTCAAGCCGTTGATGCAGGCGATTTCATCTACACGTCCGGACAGCTTGGTCTGAATCCCCAAACGGGAGAATTCGGTGCAGATGTACAGGAGCAGACACGTCTTTCCTTGAGCAATGTGAAGGCTATCCTTGAAGCAGCAGGCACAAGTATGGATAAAATCGTGAAAACGACGGTGTTCCTGAAGGACATGAATGACTTTGTTCCTGTGAATGAAGTGTACAGCACGTTCTTTGAACAGCCATATCCTGCACGCAGTGCAGTAGAAGTTGCTCGTTTGCCAAAAGACGCACTGGTGGAGATTGAAGTTATTGCCCTGAAATAGGACAATCTTCATTCACTGCGGTATACATAAAAAGCCGATTCTAGGTCGAATGACCAGAATCGGCTTTTTGCTTTATGTTTTTGCGTTAGGATGGAGGTCGCTCAATCGCGATCCTGATTACGGGCGAAGAACAGCCATATTGCGTAGATTGCCAGTACGATCGCAATGATGATTGCCGTATAATATATGGAAGTGACATCTTTTTGTTTAAGTGCGATGGCGATGTACGCCCATGTGAAGACCAGTGGATATACACTGTCCCGATAACGGAAGCTAACGAGCACAGCCAGCACCATACCCACAATCAACATAATGATGGTCCAGGTCGGTTCGCTGAGACCAAAACCATCCCAACCGATTTTATATAACAGAACAGCTGCATTGATAATAGTTGCCACGCTAACCCATCCCAGATAGATGCTGAATGGCAGCTTCACAAGCCAGATCTCAGCAGTGGTTGGAACAGTAATGGTACGTGTTTTTACATACAGCACGATCAGAGACAACAGAAGCAGTACAATAATCAGTAAAGCGAGACCGGTCTGCAAGTTTTGAAAAGCGAAAATCCAGGCGACGTTAAAGGCACAGCTTGCCAGGAACCAGTATCCGAGACGGGTGATGGAGTCCCTTTTCCACGAAGCAGGCACGAACTGATAGATCACAAAACCTGCAAGCAGCAAGTAGATCAAACCCCATATAGAAAAGGCATAGCCAGAAGGTGTGAGTAGCACAGGGTACATATCCGATACTTCCTTGTTGGTTCTGCCCCCGATCGGCAGAGCGTTGGAAAGGTAGTTCACGATAATTACAGCGATAAAACCAATGGCGTTTAACCACTTGTACGGATTGTTACGTGACATTGTGTTTCCTCCTTGGTTTAACGAATGAATGAACCACGGGTCAGTCTACAATGAATATACCCAGTTCTTGCACATTCTAATAACAGCCGCAAAAAATTCACAAGTTGATCTTTCAGATCCTTGTGCTCTGCCGCTATGTTGGAACGGTACTCTGTCCCAATGTACGCTTTACGAAGCAGAAATATGTCCATGCCCACGATGTCCCATTAGAAGAGGAGGAAGAGAATGCTCACAAGAGAAACGATGGAGAAACAGCAAACCTGGTTCTATGTCGTTGCACTGTTCTTAGGAGCAGTTATAGGGCTGAGTAATCCAGCATGGGGCAATGGTTTACACTACACCGTGTCCCCGGTACTTGCCGTTCTGTTATATAGCATGTTTGTACAGATTCCCTTTTTACAGTTAAAAGAGTCTTGGTCGAATCTTCGATTTATGGGCGCGTTACTGGTGGCTAATTTTATCGTTGTACCTGTAGTCGTATGGTTGCTTACACTGGTCTTTCCACAATCACCAGGCGTTCTGATTGGAGTCTATCTGGTACTGTTAACGCCCTGTATTGATTACGTCATTGTGTTCACACAACTCGGCAGGGGCAATGAGAAACTGATGCTGGCCGCAACACCCCTTTTATTTGTTATACAAATGATCCTGTTGCCGTTTTACTTATGGCTTTTGATGGGTGCTGAGGTGGCACAGGTCATGCAGATAAGGCCGTTCATGGAGGCGTTTCTGTTTCTGATCGTTATTCCACTGGTGCTCGCTGTCGTTACACAAGTTCTCTCAAAAGGTAAAGCGAGTGGTGAGCGGGTCATGAATGCAACGGCATGGCTGCCGGTTCCGATGATGGCACTGGCGCTGATCGTGGTTGTCGCTTCCCAGATTAACAAAGTCTACAATGATATGGCGATCATCGTGAACGTGATCCCGATCTATGTTGCTTTTCTAATCATCATGCCTTGGATATCTCGGCTCATTGCTGCTTGGTTTGGATTGAATCCAGGCGCCGGGCGGGCATTGATATTCAGTTCAGCCACACGGAATTCGCTGGTTGTTCTGCCACTTGCGCTGGCACTCCCTCCAGAATGGGCAACCATAGCTGCGGCTGTTATTGTTACACAGACGATGGTGGAGCTTGCAGGGGAGCTAATCTACATTCGACTTGTACCTGAGGTGATTTTGCGAGATCGGTGAGGCAGCTCATACAACGGGAAATAAAGTTTATTATCTCTACTTTGGTGTAGCTGCAGCCGCAATCTTTCGGAGCGTATCCTATCTTAGAAAAGAAAGAGCCAACAAGTCGTCATGATATGAGCTATACCTTGTAAAAGTAAAATAAAAAAGAGTACTTCCGATTGGCCATGCCCGGGAGTACTCTTTTTAATTCGGATCAGGTACTCGTTACGTACCAGCCTCCAATAATGTTTTACGATATTCGGCTGGCGAGAGGCCCTCCATTTTTTTGAACACTTTGCTGAAATACTTTTCATCCTGGAATCCAACCATCTCCGAGATTTTGGCGACTCGTAGAGAAGGATTTTGTAGTAGCAGCTTCGCATTATTGATTCGCAGTTTGCCGAGATATTCCGACCAGTTCAGGCCGAATTGCTGTTTGAATTTTCGGGAAATATACTCCCGGCTCAGGTAGAAACGCGCGGCAATCTGCTGCAAGGACAGGTCCTCCTGATAATGGGCGTCCATATAACGTGCTATCTCACTCATGGGATCAGGATTGGCGTGGTGATGAGCGGTGAGCGCCTTTCCTGCGGCAAGCAGTCGTTGTTCCAACAATGAACGAAGCAGGGGGAAGGATAATAGTCCTTCAGCGTCAAAAGGTAACTCGGCAAAGGGAATAGACTGTTCCTCCGTCACTTCCTCCTCTATGAATGACGAACCTGCCGTATCATCAAGCCAGCGGCTCAGCATCCATTCCAGCTCATCGATCCATTGCTGGATCTGCTCGGCACTGACAACCTCAAGATCAGTAATCGGGTCAAGCCACTCGGCGACCGCAGCGGATACACTGGAAGCTCGGCAGCTCATGGCTGCCATACGCAGGGGTTCTTCATG
The window above is part of the Paenibacillus sp. 1781tsa1 genome. Proteins encoded here:
- a CDS encoding tryptophan-rich sensory protein gives rise to the protein MSRNNPYKWLNAIGFIAVIIVNYLSNALPIGGRTNKEVSDMYPVLLTPSGYAFSIWGLIYLLLAGFVIYQFVPASWKRDSITRLGYWFLASCAFNVAWIFAFQNLQTGLALLIIVLLLLSLIVLYVKTRTITVPTTAEIWLVKLPFSIYLGWVSVATIINAAVLLYKIGWDGFGLSEPTWTIIMLIVGMVLAVLVSFRYRDSVYPLVFTWAYIAIALKQKDVTSIYYTAIIIAIVLAIYAIWLFFARNQDRD
- a CDS encoding arsenic resistance protein codes for the protein MLTRETMEKQQTWFYVVALFLGAVIGLSNPAWGNGLHYTVSPVLAVLLYSMFVQIPFLQLKESWSNLRFMGALLVANFIVVPVVVWLLTLVFPQSPGVLIGVYLVLLTPCIDYVIVFTQLGRGNEKLMLAATPLLFVIQMILLPFYLWLLMGAEVAQVMQIRPFMEAFLFLIVIPLVLAVVTQVLSKGKASGERVMNATAWLPVPMMALALIVVVASQINKVYNDMAIIVNVIPIYVAFLIIMPWISRLIAAWFGLNPGAGRALIFSSATRNSLVVLPLALALPPEWATIAAAVIVTQTMVELAGELIYIRLVPEVILRDR